The Thioalkalivibrio thiocyanodenitrificans ARhD 1 genome window below encodes:
- the dacB gene encoding D-alanyl-D-alanine carboxypeptidase/D-alanyl-D-alanine endopeptidase, whose product MHRPISGLLLFVLIVWPAAVMAGPDVPGSVQRVIEAHGMDRARIGIWVQPVGGADPWIVHNADTALNPASVIKLATSLAALEVLGPAYTWTTRVYLDGPVEAGILKGDLWIRGGGDPFLVTEEFWKLLGALRRSGIRRIEGDLVFDLGQFEPSTEAPSAFDGQPHRVYNQPPHPLLVNFNALHVEVAPGPDGESVRASVDPPLAGLRVDNRLRQRRGSCGGYRLGITYRVLESEPGIALAGEYPAACGNHRFARTALKPEAYVHSLFRALWAQWGGEFEGGWRIATWPDPEQEPDLMHESRPLGDLVRLSNKHSNNVMTRHFKLTLGAEVLGVPATREKGVNAILDFLSARDIDARGLVLDNAAGLSRDNRVTARQLAGVLRAGRESRFMPEFVSSLALAGMDGTLRTRFEDDPAAGRMHLKTGFLEGVSAVAGYVKAASGEDVMVVVMANGPGVQWGTGIELQDAVLR is encoded by the coding sequence ATGCATCGGCCAATCTCCGGTTTGCTCCTTTTCGTCCTGATCGTCTGGCCGGCGGCCGTGATGGCGGGGCCCGACGTGCCCGGATCCGTTCAGCGCGTCATCGAAGCCCACGGCATGGATCGGGCACGTATCGGCATCTGGGTGCAGCCGGTGGGCGGTGCCGACCCGTGGATCGTCCACAATGCCGATACCGCGCTCAATCCCGCCTCGGTGATCAAGTTGGCCACGAGCCTCGCGGCCCTGGAGGTGCTCGGCCCCGCCTACACGTGGACGACCCGCGTGTACCTTGACGGTCCTGTGGAGGCGGGGATCCTCAAGGGCGACCTGTGGATCAGGGGCGGCGGCGATCCGTTCCTGGTGACCGAAGAGTTCTGGAAGCTGCTGGGAGCGCTGCGCCGCAGTGGCATCCGGCGGATCGAGGGGGATCTGGTGTTCGATCTGGGTCAGTTCGAACCCTCGACCGAGGCGCCTTCCGCTTTCGACGGGCAACCGCATCGGGTCTATAACCAGCCGCCCCATCCGCTGCTGGTCAACTTCAATGCCCTGCATGTGGAGGTGGCCCCGGGGCCCGATGGCGAATCGGTACGGGCGTCCGTCGATCCGCCCCTGGCCGGTCTGCGGGTGGACAACCGGCTGCGTCAGCGTCGCGGCTCCTGCGGCGGATACCGGCTGGGGATCACCTATCGTGTGCTTGAGTCGGAACCCGGCATCGCGCTGGCGGGCGAGTATCCGGCCGCCTGCGGGAACCACCGCTTTGCCCGCACGGCACTCAAGCCGGAGGCCTACGTGCACAGCCTGTTCCGGGCCCTGTGGGCCCAGTGGGGCGGAGAATTCGAGGGCGGCTGGCGGATCGCCACCTGGCCGGATCCCGAACAGGAACCCGATCTGATGCACGAATCCCGGCCGTTGGGCGATCTGGTGCGCCTGTCCAACAAGCACAGCAACAACGTGATGACCCGCCACTTCAAGCTGACGCTGGGGGCGGAAGTCCTCGGCGTCCCCGCCACACGGGAGAAGGGCGTCAATGCGATACTCGATTTTCTCTCCGCCCGGGATATCGACGCCCGGGGGCTGGTGCTGGACAACGCGGCGGGCCTGTCCCGTGACAACCGGGTCACCGCCCGGCAACTGGCCGGCGTCCTGCGCGCCGGCCGCGAGAGCCGGTTCATGCCGGAATTCGTCTCTTCCCTGGCACTGGCCGGCATGGACGGCACCCTGCGCACCCGCTTCGAGGACGACCCGGCCGCTGGCCGCATGCATCTCAAGACGGGCTTTCTTGAGGGGGTCTCCGCCGTCGCGGGCTACGTGAAGGCCGCCTCGGGCGAGGATGTGATGGTGGTGGTCATGGCCAACGGCCCGGGCGTGCAGTGGGGTACCGGCATTGAACTGCAGGACGCGGTGCTGCGTTGA
- a CDS encoding FecCD family ABC transporter permease, translating to MNRLVPMLGLLAAAGLAAMGLSLTLGSVPLAPMEVWAVVTGGGESLSRTLVLELRLPRTLAAFATGGLLAVAGALMQVLLRNPLADPYVLGLSGGAAVGALLAMLAGLGVALVSGAAFAGALLSTFLVFGLAHGTGSWTPVRLLLTGVVVAAGWGALISFILAVSPGAELPGMLYWLMGDLSHARHPGPAWLVLLLAVVLAWPLGRSLNVLARGALQAASLGVSVRPLEWTVYLVAALLTATAVTLAGTVGFVGLIVPHMLRLVLGNDQRIILPASALAGGILLTLADTLARTLIAPQQLPVGVITAMLGVPVFLYLLHRSR from the coding sequence ATGAACCGGCTGGTACCGATGCTCGGCCTGCTTGCGGCCGCCGGCCTCGCCGCCATGGGACTGTCCCTGACGCTGGGCAGCGTGCCGCTTGCGCCCATGGAGGTCTGGGCGGTGGTCACCGGTGGCGGCGAGTCCCTGTCGCGCACCCTGGTGCTGGAACTGCGTCTGCCCCGCACGCTGGCTGCCTTCGCCACCGGCGGGCTGCTGGCGGTGGCGGGGGCGCTGATGCAGGTGCTGTTGCGCAATCCCCTCGCCGACCCCTACGTGCTGGGCCTGTCAGGGGGCGCGGCGGTGGGCGCCCTGCTCGCCATGCTGGCCGGCCTCGGCGTGGCCCTGGTTTCGGGCGCGGCCTTTGCCGGCGCCCTGCTGTCCACCTTTCTGGTGTTCGGCCTTGCCCACGGCACGGGCAGCTGGACCCCGGTGCGGTTGCTGCTCACCGGCGTGGTGGTGGCCGCCGGCTGGGGGGCACTGATCAGCTTCATCCTGGCGGTCAGTCCCGGGGCGGAACTGCCGGGCATGCTCTACTGGCTCATGGGGGATCTCTCCCATGCCCGCCACCCGGGACCCGCCTGGCTGGTGCTGCTGCTCGCCGTGGTGCTGGCCTGGCCCCTGGGCCGGAGTCTGAACGTGCTCGCCCGGGGCGCGTTGCAGGCGGCGTCGCTGGGGGTGTCGGTGCGCCCGCTGGAATGGACCGTGTACCTGGTGGCGGCACTGCTGACCGCCACGGCGGTGACCCTGGCGGGCACCGTGGGCTTCGTCGGACTGATCGTGCCGCACATGCTGCGCCTGGTGCTGGGCAATGACCAGCGCATCATCCTGCCCGCCTCCGCGCTCGCGGGGGGTATTCTCCTGACGCTGGCGGACACCCTGGCGCGCACCCTGATCGCGCCCCAGCAACTGCCCGTGGGTGTGATCACGGCCATGCTGGGGGTACCCGTCTTCCTGTACCTGCTGCACCGGAGCCGCTGA
- a CDS encoding YbhB/YbcL family Raf kinase inhibitor-like protein, producing MGFALSDMQLTGPAFGQGDAIPVRHTGEGDDISPQLSWSGAPRGTRGFAVICHDPDAPLLSPGGTYGFVHWVLYNIPASADGLVEGTGDFTAGRNDFGRPGYGGPMPPPGHGQHRYYFWVLALDRETQLKPGLTLWELLAQVEPMVIGMNRLVGTYQRG from the coding sequence ATGGGGTTTGCACTGTCGGACATGCAGCTGACCGGCCCGGCGTTCGGTCAGGGGGACGCGATTCCGGTCAGACACACCGGCGAGGGCGACGATATCTCGCCGCAGCTGTCCTGGAGCGGGGCGCCCAGGGGGACGCGCGGTTTTGCCGTGATCTGCCATGATCCCGATGCGCCGCTGCTGTCACCGGGCGGCACCTACGGATTCGTGCACTGGGTGCTGTACAACATTCCCGCATCGGCGGACGGACTGGTCGAGGGCACGGGCGATTTCACCGCGGGGCGCAATGACTTCGGCAGGCCCGGCTACGGAGGACCCATGCCGCCTCCGGGACACGGGCAGCACAGGTACTATTTCTGGGTGCTGGCCCTGGACCGGGAGACGCAGTTAAAACCGGGCCTGACACTCTGGGAGCTGCTGGCGCAGGTCGAACCCATGGTCATCGGCATGAACCGGCTGGTGGGTACGTATCAGCGCGGTTGA
- the gltX gene encoding glutamate--tRNA ligase produces the protein MKVRTRFAPSPTGYLHIGGARTALFSWLYARKHGGDFVLRVEDTDLARSNADSVNAILEGMSWLGLEYDEGPFYQTQRFDRYKEVIARLLDEGKAYHCYCTREELDAMRAEQMANKEKPRYDGRCRHRTEPREGVEPVVRFRNPDDGVTVVEDMVRGRVVFQNSELDDLIIARSDGSPTYNLTVVVDDWDMEITHVIRGDDHLNNTPRQINILKSLGVEPPRYAHLPMILGPDGAKLSKRHGAVSVMQYRDDGFLPEALINYLVRLGWSHGDQEVFTLEELIELFDILDVNHSASAINPDKLLWLNQHYIKHSDPDHVARHLSWHIGNRGVDPSLPPPLRDVVVAQRERAKTLAEMAANSVYFYRDFEDYDEKAARKNLGDEAKPVLQALHAALEAVGEWTPEAIHGAVEAVAQRHDLKLGKVAQPLRVAVSGGGVSPPIDQTLSLLGRERTLARIKRALAYIEAGGDDA, from the coding sequence ATGAAAGTTCGCACCCGCTTTGCCCCAAGCCCGACGGGCTATCTGCACATCGGCGGCGCCCGCACGGCGCTGTTCTCCTGGCTCTACGCCCGCAAGCACGGCGGTGACTTCGTGCTGCGCGTGGAGGACACCGATCTGGCCCGTTCCAATGCAGACTCGGTGAACGCGATCCTGGAGGGCATGAGCTGGCTGGGCCTCGAATACGACGAGGGCCCGTTCTATCAGACCCAGCGTTTCGACCGCTACAAGGAGGTCATCGCCCGGTTGCTGGACGAGGGCAAGGCCTACCACTGTTACTGCACCAGGGAAGAACTGGACGCCATGCGCGCCGAGCAGATGGCCAACAAGGAGAAACCCCGTTACGACGGCCGCTGCCGCCACCGGACCGAACCCCGCGAAGGGGTGGAGCCGGTAGTGCGATTCCGCAATCCCGATGACGGTGTCACGGTGGTGGAGGACATGGTGCGCGGGCGCGTGGTGTTCCAGAACAGCGAACTGGACGATCTCATCATCGCCCGCTCCGACGGCAGCCCCACCTACAATCTCACCGTGGTCGTGGATGACTGGGATATGGAGATCACACATGTGATCCGGGGTGACGACCATCTCAACAACACCCCGCGGCAGATCAATATCCTGAAGTCACTGGGCGTGGAACCGCCCCGGTACGCTCACCTGCCCATGATCCTGGGTCCCGACGGCGCCAAGCTCTCCAAGCGCCATGGTGCCGTGAGCGTCATGCAGTACCGGGACGACGGATTCCTGCCGGAGGCCCTGATCAACTACCTGGTGCGCCTGGGGTGGTCCCATGGTGATCAGGAGGTGTTCACCCTGGAGGAACTCATCGAGCTGTTCGATATCCTCGACGTGAACCACTCCGCTTCTGCGATCAACCCCGACAAGCTCCTGTGGCTCAACCAGCACTACATCAAGCACTCGGATCCGGATCACGTGGCACGTCATCTCTCGTGGCACATAGGCAACCGCGGCGTTGATCCGTCACTGCCGCCGCCGCTCCGGGATGTGGTGGTGGCCCAGCGTGAACGGGCAAAAACCCTGGCGGAGATGGCCGCCAACAGCGTGTATTTCTACCGGGATTTCGAGGATTACGACGAAAAGGCTGCCCGCAAGAACCTGGGGGATGAGGCGAAGCCGGTACTCCAGGCTCTGCACGCCGCCCTGGAGGCGGTAGGGGAGTGGACGCCCGAGGCCATCCATGGCGCCGTGGAAGCGGTGGCGCAGCGCCACGACCTCAAGCTCGGCAAGGTGGCCCAGCCGCTTCGGGTAGCGGTGAGCGGCGGCGGCGTCTCACCCCCCATCGACCAAACCCTGTCCCTGCTGGGTCGGGAGCGCACCCTGGCCCGCATCAAGCGGGCACTGGCCTATATCGAAGCCGGTGGCGATGATGCCTAG
- a CDS encoding Npt1/Npt2 family nucleotide transporter yields the protein MIEPHNRSASLLRGVLLFTNFFLIIAALYHLKPASRSIFISSLGADYLPYVWIATALALAITIGLYHHLIARFSRFHVVLGSCAIVIAVLFLFYPLVSDSGFVQAFAFYIFVDMFSVIMVEQFWSLTNTTFSTSEGKRWYGLIATGGLAGGVAGGSASSLLISRTGLETMDLLLVAAGIIGLLVCLTLLMGRLGLYHERPGVRNHREVTSRDWRAILQHRYLLIIAAILLLAQVAEPLIEYQFMKVIEENIVGRDARTAYLGAFFSVMSAVAIGINLLITPLVHRWFGVMAGLFAQPVAVMIGSLWYMSQATLQAGAFLKIADRGLSYSINRASKELLYVPIEPLLMFRAKAWIDMFGYRMFKVLGSLLILLLTQWLPWTISAAELGWLVLGVCLVWMLALTHLGREYKGILARAAAIRAPA from the coding sequence ATGATCGAACCTCATAATCGCAGTGCATCCCTCCTGCGCGGTGTGCTGCTGTTCACAAACTTCTTCCTGATCATTGCCGCGCTGTATCACCTCAAGCCGGCGAGCCGCTCCATCTTCATCTCTTCGCTGGGCGCCGATTATCTGCCCTATGTGTGGATCGCCACCGCACTGGCGCTCGCCATCACAATCGGGCTCTACCATCACCTGATCGCGCGCTTCTCGCGCTTCCACGTGGTGCTCGGCAGTTGCGCCATCGTCATCGCCGTCCTGTTCCTGTTTTATCCGCTGGTCAGCGACAGCGGATTCGTCCAGGCCTTCGCGTTCTACATCTTCGTGGACATGTTCAGCGTGATCATGGTCGAACAGTTCTGGAGCCTGACGAACACCACCTTCAGCACCAGCGAGGGCAAGCGCTGGTACGGCCTGATCGCGACCGGCGGGCTGGCCGGTGGCGTGGCTGGCGGCAGTGCCTCGAGCCTGCTGATCAGTCGGACGGGGCTGGAAACCATGGACCTGCTGCTGGTGGCGGCCGGCATCATCGGACTGCTGGTGTGCCTGACCCTGCTCATGGGCAGACTCGGCCTGTACCACGAGCGGCCCGGCGTGCGAAATCATCGCGAAGTCACATCGCGCGACTGGCGTGCCATCCTGCAGCACCGCTACCTGCTGATCATCGCGGCCATCCTGCTGCTCGCGCAGGTGGCCGAACCGCTGATCGAATACCAGTTCATGAAGGTGATCGAGGAGAACATCGTCGGGCGGGACGCGCGCACCGCCTACCTGGGCGCCTTCTTCAGTGTCATGAGCGCGGTGGCCATCGGCATCAACCTGCTGATCACCCCGCTGGTGCATCGCTGGTTCGGCGTCATGGCGGGGCTGTTCGCACAACCCGTGGCAGTGATGATCGGCAGCCTGTGGTACATGTCCCAGGCCACGCTTCAGGCCGGCGCATTTCTCAAGATCGCCGACCGGGGCCTGTCGTATTCCATCAATCGCGCATCAAAGGAACTGCTCTACGTGCCCATCGAACCGCTGCTCATGTTCCGCGCCAAGGCCTGGATCGACATGTTCGGCTACCGCATGTTCAAGGTGCTGGGCTCGCTGCTCATCCTCCTGCTCACCCAGTGGTTACCCTGGACCATCAGCGCCGCCGAGCTGGGCTGGCTGGTGCTGGGCGTGTGTCTGGTGTGGATGCTGGCGCTGACGCATCTGGGCAGAGAGTACAAGGGGATCCTGGCCAGGGCGGCCGCCATCCGGGCGCCTGCATGA
- a CDS encoding TOBE domain-containing protein, giving the protein MKAHVDGRFWLNVSDRGFLGAGRIELLERIGETGSISAAARSMGMSYKAAWDAVEAMNNLAEQPLVIRRAGGQRGGGTSLTGFGQQVIRHYRAADAAYRGFMGQLEHRLSDLGDVVGFMRKMSMRTTAANHFQGRISAIRTGAVNDQVSVDIGGGHAVVAIVTREAVNDLGLAEGADVQVLFDASSVILAEDNPSLRCSARNRLCGTVIETRDGAVNGEVKLSLAEGRVLTAIVTSESLAAPWLATGSRVCALIKAPHVMLAVGE; this is encoded by the coding sequence ATGAAGGCCCATGTGGACGGACGTTTCTGGCTGAACGTGAGCGACCGGGGCTTCCTGGGCGCCGGGCGTATCGAGCTGCTGGAGCGCATCGGTGAGACGGGGTCCATCTCCGCCGCCGCCCGGTCCATGGGTATGAGCTACAAGGCCGCATGGGACGCCGTCGAGGCCATGAACAACCTGGCCGAACAGCCCCTGGTGATCAGGCGGGCCGGAGGGCAGCGGGGCGGCGGCACCAGCCTTACCGGGTTCGGTCAACAGGTCATCCGGCATTACCGGGCCGCAGACGCCGCCTATCGCGGCTTCATGGGTCAACTGGAACACCGTCTCTCCGACCTGGGGGACGTGGTCGGATTCATGAGGAAGATGTCCATGCGCACCACCGCAGCGAATCACTTCCAGGGCCGGATCAGCGCCATCCGTACCGGCGCCGTCAACGATCAGGTGTCGGTGGACATCGGTGGTGGCCACGCCGTGGTGGCCATCGTCACCCGGGAGGCGGTGAACGACCTGGGGCTGGCCGAGGGCGCCGACGTGCAGGTCCTTTTCGATGCCTCCAGCGTGATCCTGGCCGAGGACAACCCCTCGCTCAGATGCAGCGCCCGCAACCGCCTCTGCGGCACCGTGATCGAGACCCGGGACGGTGCGGTCAACGGGGAAGTTAAGCTGAGCCTCGCGGAAGGCCGGGTACTCACCGCCATCGTCACCAGCGAATCCCTGGCCGCCCCCTGGCTGGCGACGGGCAGCCGGGTCTGCGCTCTCATCAAGGCACCCCATGTGATGCTCGCCGTGGGCGAGTGA
- a CDS encoding ABC transporter ATP-binding protein yields MGSPLLELGDLVIRIPGRPPGSPLGVTVRPGECWAILGPNGAGKTTLLHTLAGLRPAHSGMVRLNGTNMRTLSRRQVARQLALVFQDHHDGFPATVLETALIGRHPYLHPWDMESAEDVAAARAALEQVDLAGLEAQLVDTLSGGERQRLAIATALSQDPRLLLLDEPLSHLDLHHQVAVLDIVKERVNSGCAAMMSLHDVNLAARHCDHLLLLYPDGNACWGPTKEMLLLPVLERLYGQKLVTGEVDGAPVFMAAGGTVDGS; encoded by the coding sequence ATGGGAAGCCCGCTGCTGGAACTCGGCGATCTGGTGATCCGTATTCCGGGCCGCCCCCCGGGATCGCCGCTGGGCGTCACGGTGCGGCCCGGGGAATGCTGGGCGATCCTGGGCCCCAACGGCGCCGGCAAGACCACCCTGCTGCACACCCTGGCGGGTCTGCGGCCGGCGCACTCCGGCATGGTCCGCCTGAACGGCACGAACATGCGCACACTGTCCAGGCGTCAGGTCGCCCGGCAGCTGGCACTGGTGTTTCAGGACCACCACGACGGCTTTCCCGCCACGGTGCTGGAGACGGCCCTTATCGGCCGCCACCCCTACCTGCATCCCTGGGACATGGAATCGGCCGAAGACGTGGCTGCTGCGCGGGCCGCCCTGGAGCAGGTGGATCTCGCGGGGCTGGAGGCGCAGCTCGTGGACACGCTTTCAGGGGGCGAACGCCAGCGGCTGGCCATCGCAACCGCACTGAGTCAGGACCCTCGCCTGTTGCTGCTGGACGAGCCGCTCAGTCACCTGGACCTGCATCACCAGGTGGCGGTGCTCGACATCGTCAAGGAGCGGGTGAACAGCGGATGCGCCGCCATGATGAGTCTGCACGACGTCAACCTGGCCGCCCGCCATTGCGATCACCTCTTGCTGCTTTATCCCGACGGCAATGCCTGCTGGGGGCCGACAAAGGAAATGCTGCTGTTACCGGTGCTGGAACGGCTGTACGGGCAGAAGCTGGTGACAGGTGAAGTGGACGGTGCGCCGGTGTTCATGGCGGCTGGCGGGACGGTGGATGGGTCTTGA
- a CDS encoding AIR synthase family protein, protein MAHDTQDPAHLPVGKLPPALLEKLLRAAPTEHPDLIVGPGVGLDCAVLDLGDRLLVCKSDPVTFVTDDLGRYLVRVNANDVATTGAVPRWLLVTLMLPEESADAAMAIRIMEQIGEVCRALGITLIGGHTEVTHGLTHPVAAGTLLGEVARERLVTPRGARSGDRLLLTKGVPIEGTAILAAEFADRLQSALTPGELETARRFSDDPGISVVEDARIALSAGRVTAMHDPTEGGVATALWELARASGRTLRVTPQAIPVPPLAARVCATLGLDPLATIASGALLLTVPPEDAARVIEAMEAASIPCADIGEVAGEGARVEGPDGPWPEPARDALAALFDGRPASLHRPSG, encoded by the coding sequence ATGGCACACGACACGCAGGATCCGGCACACCTGCCGGTCGGCAAACTGCCGCCGGCCCTGTTGGAGAAGCTCCTGCGCGCCGCGCCAACGGAGCACCCCGACCTGATCGTGGGTCCCGGTGTCGGACTGGACTGCGCGGTGCTCGACCTGGGCGACCGCCTGCTGGTCTGCAAGTCGGATCCCGTGACGTTCGTCACCGATGACCTGGGCCGGTACCTGGTGCGGGTGAATGCCAACGATGTGGCCACCACCGGCGCCGTGCCGCGTTGGCTGCTGGTGACCCTGATGCTGCCGGAAGAGAGTGCCGACGCGGCCATGGCAATCCGCATTATGGAACAGATCGGGGAGGTGTGCCGGGCGCTCGGTATCACGCTCATCGGCGGCCACACCGAGGTGACCCACGGCCTCACGCATCCGGTGGCCGCGGGCACCCTGCTGGGCGAAGTGGCGCGCGAACGGCTGGTGACGCCCCGGGGCGCCCGCAGCGGCGACCGGCTGCTGCTGACCAAGGGTGTACCCATCGAGGGCACGGCGATCCTTGCTGCGGAATTCGCCGACCGCCTGCAATCCGCATTGACGCCCGGGGAACTGGAGACTGCCCGCCGGTTCTCCGATGACCCGGGGATCAGCGTGGTGGAAGATGCCCGCATCGCCCTGTCGGCGGGCCGGGTGACGGCCATGCACGATCCCACCGAGGGCGGCGTGGCCACGGCTCTGTGGGAACTGGCCAGGGCGAGCGGCAGGACCCTTCGCGTGACGCCGCAGGCGATTCCCGTACCACCCCTGGCGGCCCGCGTGTGCGCCACGCTCGGGCTGGACCCGCTGGCCACCATCGCCTCCGGCGCCCTGCTGCTGACGGTGCCGCCCGAGGATGCGGCCCGCGTGATCGAGGCCATGGAGGCCGCGTCGATACCCTGCGCCGACATCGGCGAGGTGGCGGGGGAGGGTGCCCGGGTCGAGGGACCCGATGGCCCCTGGCCGGAGCCGGCGCGCGATGCCCTGGCGGCGCTGTTCGACGGGCGGCCCGCGTCCTTGCACCGGCCTTCCGGTTAG
- a CDS encoding cobalamin-binding protein, with translation MCLGLWPAVLPGAGVGEIRVADDAGREVVLTEPARRVVSLSPHLTEILFHVDAGERVVGTVSFSDYPAAAARLPVVGSAGQLDLERIVALEPDLVVAWQSGNPARQLDRLQRLGITVYLNEPRRLADLAGTLERLSRLTGTQAVGTARAEALREGARALEVRYAGRSPVPLFYQIWDRPLMTVNDEHLIGEIIGLCGGVNVFGDVDSLVPRLNREAVLAADPEVIAGGGSGEADSAWVDAWRRWAGLTAVRRDNLFFIPPSLIQRQTPRILEGAALLCEFLELARSRRPAGSP, from the coding sequence GTGTGCCTGGGACTGTGGCCTGCGGTCCTGCCCGGGGCGGGTGTCGGCGAGATCCGGGTCGCCGACGACGCAGGCCGCGAGGTCGTACTCACGGAACCGGCCCGGCGCGTGGTCAGCCTCTCGCCGCACCTCACCGAGATCCTGTTCCATGTGGATGCGGGCGAACGGGTGGTGGGCACCGTCAGCTTCAGTGACTACCCGGCGGCGGCCGCCCGCCTGCCGGTGGTGGGCAGCGCAGGACAACTGGACCTGGAGCGGATCGTGGCACTGGAGCCCGATCTGGTGGTCGCCTGGCAAAGCGGCAATCCCGCCCGACAGCTGGACCGCCTGCAACGCCTGGGGATCACCGTCTACCTGAACGAACCCCGCCGCCTGGCGGACCTGGCCGGGACCCTGGAGCGGCTGTCCCGGCTGACAGGCACGCAAGCGGTGGGGACTGCCCGGGCGGAGGCGCTCCGCGAGGGGGCCCGGGCCCTTGAGGTCCGGTACGCCGGGCGTTCGCCGGTGCCGCTGTTTTACCAGATCTGGGACCGCCCGCTGATGACCGTCAACGATGAGCACCTGATCGGCGAGATCATCGGCCTGTGCGGCGGCGTCAACGTGTTCGGGGATGTCGACAGCCTCGTGCCGCGCCTGAACCGGGAAGCGGTGCTTGCCGCGGACCCGGAGGTGATCGCAGGCGGCGGTTCAGGCGAGGCGGACTCGGCCTGGGTCGACGCATGGCGACGCTGGGCCGGACTCACTGCAGTTCGGAGAGACAACCTGTTCTTCATCCCGCCATCGCTGATCCAGCGCCAGACACCGCGCATCCTCGAGGGTGCCGCCCTGCTGTGCGAGTTCCTCGAACTGGCCCGCTCCCGGCGGCCGGCGGGCAGCCCATGA
- a CDS encoding vitamin K epoxide reductase family protein — protein MAKTRRKPSRKAESRPAPAAAAHAPEWTVVGLAALGMLITAYLTLVAWTGAGPALCAEGSGCDVVQQSRWSRVLGLPVALWGFGVYALLALIAYAGAPRLKRWRRLWMIAFIGLSISAYLTVMGIVALDAVCIWCLLSLAIITALFVWLTFRRPATAPGMPWLNWSLSSVVVAAVIVGTLHAYYSDLFSPPADPRLERLALHLDDTGARYYGAYWCPACQQQNRLFRGAYEHLPYVECSPDGRHGRPAGECVTAGISNFPTWIIRGRRYEEILTPEELARHSGFDWQGARGD, from the coding sequence ATGGCAAAGACCAGACGCAAGCCCTCCCGCAAGGCCGAATCACGACCCGCTCCCGCCGCCGCGGCGCATGCCCCCGAATGGACGGTCGTGGGCCTGGCTGCCCTGGGCATGCTTATTACCGCGTATCTGACCCTGGTGGCATGGACCGGCGCGGGTCCGGCGCTCTGCGCCGAGGGCTCGGGCTGCGACGTGGTACAGCAGAGCCGCTGGTCCCGGGTGCTGGGCCTGCCGGTCGCGCTCTGGGGATTCGGCGTGTATGCGCTGCTGGCACTGATCGCGTATGCGGGCGCTCCCCGGCTGAAACGCTGGCGCCGGCTCTGGATGATCGCATTCATCGGCCTGTCCATCAGCGCTTACCTGACCGTGATGGGCATCGTCGCCCTGGATGCGGTCTGCATCTGGTGCCTGTTGTCCCTGGCCATCATCACTGCCCTGTTCGTCTGGCTCACGTTCAGGCGCCCGGCAACGGCGCCCGGCATGCCCTGGCTCAACTGGTCCCTGAGCAGCGTCGTGGTGGCCGCCGTGATCGTGGGTACGCTGCATGCCTACTACAGCGACCTGTTCAGTCCACCCGCGGATCCCCGCCTGGAACGCCTCGCACTGCACCTGGACGATACGGGCGCGCGCTACTACGGCGCCTACTGGTGTCCCGCCTGCCAGCAACAGAACCGGTTGTTCCGCGGTGCATACGAGCACCTGCCCTACGTGGAATGTTCCCCGGACGGGCGTCACGGACGCCCTGCGGGCGAGTGTGTCACGGCGGGTATCAGCAACTTCCCCACCTGGATCATCCGGGGACGCCGCTACGAGGAGATCCTGACGCCGGAGGAACTGGCACGTCATTCCGGTTTCGACTGGCAGGGTGCGCGCGGAGACTGA
- a CDS encoding cob(I)yrinic acid a,c-diamide adenosyltransferase codes for MGNRLTRIYTRTGDDGTTGLATGNRVAKDSARVEAMGDVDELNSVIGVLLARPVPASCRKPLLHIQHDLFDLGGELSMPGESLLDPERVAWMEACLDELNDTLPPLKEFILPGGGEAAALCHQARAICRRAERRLVHLAREEPVTPGARRYLNRLSDLLFVMARVLARETGEGEVLWKGGRKKDEG; via the coding sequence ATGGGCAATCGACTGACCCGTATCTATACCCGCACCGGCGATGACGGCACCACCGGGCTCGCCACCGGCAACCGCGTTGCCAAGGATTCAGCGCGGGTGGAGGCCATGGGGGACGTGGACGAGCTGAACAGCGTGATCGGCGTACTGCTGGCGCGGCCGGTGCCCGCGTCCTGCCGGAAACCGCTGCTGCACATCCAGCACGACCTGTTCGATCTGGGCGGCGAACTGTCCATGCCCGGGGAATCGCTGCTCGATCCCGAGCGGGTGGCGTGGATGGAAGCATGCCTGGATGAACTCAACGACACGCTTCCGCCCCTCAAGGAATTCATCCTGCCCGGAGGCGGAGAGGCCGCCGCCCTGTGCCACCAGGCCCGGGCCATCTGCCGGCGCGCCGAGCGCCGCCTAGTACACCTCGCGCGGGAGGAACCGGTCACGCCGGGTGCGCGCAGGTACCTGAACCGCCTTTCCGACCTGCTGTTCGTCATGGCCCGCGTGCTGGCCCGGGAGACGGGGGAAGGAGAGGTGTTGTGGAAAGGTGGAAGGAAGAAGGATGAAGGCTGA